CCGTGCGGCAGCCGCAGCCGACGCACCTCGTCGGCCGACAGCGCCCCGAGCAACGCCGGCGTCAGCGCGCGCGCATCGACGCGCAGCGGCGGGCCCTGGCGCAGCACCAGCCGGTGGTTCATCGCGCGTCCTCGGCCGGCTCGAGCCGGTGCAGGTGGAAGTGGAACGGGCCCAGCTTGCCGCCGTAGTTGCCCGCCGAGACGCGCCGCACGCCGGCCTCGGCGCCGCGCTCGACGAGCGCCGCCAGGCCGGCGCGCATCGCCGCGGCCACGTCGGTCTCGGCGAGGCCGTCGATGACGATCTCGAGCACGCATCGCACGTCGGCATCGAGCTCGGTGCGCGGCGCAAGATGGGTGAGCGACGGGCAGAACGCGTCGTTCGTCGATGCGGGCAGCGCCGCGTACTTGCTGCCCACCTTGGAGCCCGAGCGCACGACGCCGCCGGGAAACGGCAGGATGACGTTGGGCACGCGGCGCATCGCAGCGACCGCGGCCTCGGCGCCCGCCAGCGCGGCGTCGGTGCCGGTGGCCAGCAGCAGCAGGTTGCCGCCGCCCACGCCCTTGATCACCGGCGTGCTCTCCTGCGCGACGAATTCGCCGTCCATCACCGGGACGCGCCAGTAGCGCACGCCGCCGATCACCTTGGACGTCTGCCAGCCGTCGCCGAAGAAGCGCAGGTTGCGGCCCAGGTTGGCGGGCTCGCCTTCGGCCAGGCCGGCGAACACCGCCGTGGTCGGGCAGGTCAGCACGCACTGGCCGACGCGGCGCTCGATCTGCTTGGCCAGCTCCTTGCCCGACACCGCGAACATCAGCACGGCCACGCCGGGGCGCCCGTCGGGCGTTTGACCCGCTTCGAGCTCGCGCTCGATGCCGGCCTCGCAGCCGCAGGCGATCACCGACGTGGCGAAGCCGGTCGCCGCCACCGCCGCATGCATCGCCCAGGTCGCGTTGTGCGCGGTGATGACCAGCCGCGTCGCCTTCATCGGGAAGGCTTCGGCGAAGGTGTCGTCGATGGTGATGCCGCGACGCTGCATCAGCAGACACCCGTGGTGGAGACGAGCTCGCTTGAACCTCTGTGGTTCAAACAAGAACCAGGAACAACCGCCATGGCCTTTGACGAAGCCATCACACGCTCCTCGCGAAGCATTCCGACGGCAGCAGGCGTCCGCCGTTGCAGCAGCGGCACAGCTCGTCGCGACCGATCACGGCGTGGCGCTTGTGCAGCCCCAGCGGGCGGTCGGTGTGCGACTCGATGACACGCTCGATGCCGGGGTCGAACGACGGCTGCGCGAAATGGGTGGCGCCGGTCGGGGTCGCGACGACGCGGCCGTCGCGCACGACCGGCACGCCGTCCTTCAGCACCCACGCGGGTCGGCTGAACATCGCCTCGGGGTCGCCCTGCTCGCGATAGACCGCGACATCGGCGGCCGCACCGATGCCGAGCTGGCCGCGGTCGCGCAGCCCGAGCAGGCGCGCCGGTGCGGCGCGGGTCATGATCGCGATCTCGTACAGCGACAGCTCGCGCCGGATCTCGCGCAGCGCCGATTGCGCGGCCACGTCCGGATGCAGCTTCGCCAGCTGCTCGTCGCGAAAGCCCTTGTCCATCAGCAACCGGATCAGGTGCGGATAGCTGGTGAACGGCGCGCCGTTGGGATGGTCGGTGGTGAGCACGATGCGCCACGGGTCGCGCACCAGCAGGAACAGCTCCAGCCCGATGCTCCACTGCAAGGCATTGACATAGCTCTCCTCGCGATAGCGGAACGGCACCACGCCGCAGCCGGCGTCGCACTCGATGTCCGCGCCTATCCACTTGCGCGGGCTGGCGAGGTGCGCATTGGCGTGCTGGCGCATCGTGTCGGCGGACGCGGTGACGGTCTGGCCGAAGAGGATCTGGCCGACGTCGATGGACACGTTGGGGTGCGCGTTCACCGCCTCGGCAAGTTGCAGCGCCGCCGACGAGAACTTCTTCGGCCCCTCGGTGCCGTAGCTGTGGAACTGCACGTGCGTCAGGTGACCGGGCAGTCCCTCCAGCGCGGCCATGGTGGCCAGCGTCGAATCGATGTTGCCGGCCACGCCGAGGTTGCTGGCGTGGATGTGCAGCGGATGTGCCAGCCCGAGCTCGGCAACGGCGCGCGAGAGCGCGCCCACCACCTGGCGCGGCGTCACCTGCCAATGCGTGTGCGCCTCGTCGACGTCGAGCCGGCGCTGGTTGAACTTGAAGGCCGAGATGCCCGCCGGGTTGACGACCTTCACCCCGAGCGCCTTGGTGGCATGCACCACCCAGCCGACGTAGTCGCGCAGGCGCTGGGGATCGGCCTTCGCCGACAGCAGTCGCAGGAACAGCTCGTCGTTGCCGAGCATGACGTACGCGCCATGGTCGACGATGGGAATGTCGCCCATCTCCATGTGGGCCTGGCGCGCGTTGCTTGCCACCATCGCCGGCTCGAACACCGAGGTGTAGCCCATCTCGGCGTAGCGGTATCCGGTGGCCAGCGTGCCCGGCGTGCACAGGCCGCACGATGCCAGCTCGAGCGCGTTGTCGGGCAGCGGCACCGGCGAGATGCCGCGGCGATGGTCCTCGGGCATCAACAGGCGCGCGAGGTTCATCTTGCCGCCGCCGATGTGGCTGTGCAGGTCGACGCCGCCCGCCATCAGGATGCAGCCGGCCGCATCGATCTCCTGGTCGACCGGCTCGCGCGGATCGAGCGCGGCGATGCGTCCGTCGCGCACCGCGATGTCGCGCACCTCGCCATCGATGCCGTTGGCCGGATCGAAGACCCGCCCGCCGCGCAGCCGCAGCGTCGTCATGCGCGCGCCCCGAGCCGCTCGTCGAGCCGCGACAGCACGCCGGCCGCATCCGGCAGGCCGTCGTCGCGCACCGGATGCAGCGGCACCACGATGCCGCCGTCGGTGCGGAACAGATGACCTCCCGCGTTGAGACCCGGCGTGGCCACCGGCACGAAGACGCAGTCGCCGAGCGCGTCCTGCGCGCGCAGCCGCTCTGCCATCGCCGGCGGCCCGAGGACGATGCGCGGCAGGTCGACCCGCGGCGGCAGCCGCGCCGGGTCGAAGCTCGAGACCCAGAGCAGGCCGTCGACCGAGGCGTCGGCGAGAAGTCGGTCGGCATCGAAGCGCAGCGGCTCGTGCTCCAGGCCGGCCGGTCCCGCGCGCGTGCGCAGCGGCAGCCCGGTGAGCCAGGTGAAGGTCTGGTTCACGCTGTACGCGCCGTCGCTCCCGCCGAGCCCGAAGCTGGCGGCCCGCGTGCTCAGGTTGAGCGTGGCGACGAGGCGATTGAGCGCCTCGACGATCAGCGCGCCCTGCGCGGGCAGCACGCCCGCCTCCCACACCAGCACGGCGTAACGCGCGGCGCGCAGTTGCGCCGCCAGGTCGACGAGGCTGACATCCGCATCGCGGGGCCGCTGCCGCGCCACCAGCGCGGCCAGCTGCTGCACGTCGCCGAACAGGTCGCCGCTGCCCGCGACCACCTGGGCACGTGCCGTCTGGGGCAAGCCCGCAGGCAGCGCTGCAGCCAGGAACACCAGGCGGCGGCAGGGGCTGTCGGGCTGTTCCAGCCCGCAACGGCGAAAGAACTCCGGGTAGTGCGCGATGGCCTGCGTGCCGACGCAGACGATCATGTCGGCGCGCTCGCGGATCTCGGCCAGGGTGGTGGTGTACTGGCCGCGGTCCTGCGTGGCGCGCAGGCCATGCATCAACGCCGCGCCGTCGGCGTGGTCGCAGATGGCGCCG
The Piscinibacter sp. XHJ-5 DNA segment above includes these coding regions:
- the fhcD gene encoding formylmethanofuran--tetrahydromethanopterin N-formyltransferase, with product MQRRGITIDDTFAEAFPMKATRLVITAHNATWAMHAAVAATGFATSVIACGCEAGIERELEAGQTPDGRPGVAVLMFAVSGKELAKQIERRVGQCVLTCPTTAVFAGLAEGEPANLGRNLRFFGDGWQTSKVIGGVRYWRVPVMDGEFVAQESTPVIKGVGGGNLLLLATGTDAALAGAEAAVAAMRRVPNVILPFPGGVVRSGSKVGSKYAALPASTNDAFCPSLTHLAPRTELDADVRCVLEIVIDGLAETDVAAAMRAGLAALVERGAEAGVRRVSAGNYGGKLGPFHFHLHRLEPAEDAR
- a CDS encoding formylmethanofuran dehydrogenase subunit A produces the protein MTTLRLRGGRVFDPANGIDGEVRDIAVRDGRIAALDPREPVDQEIDAAGCILMAGGVDLHSHIGGGKMNLARLLMPEDHRRGISPVPLPDNALELASCGLCTPGTLATGYRYAEMGYTSVFEPAMVASNARQAHMEMGDIPIVDHGAYVMLGNDELFLRLLSAKADPQRLRDYVGWVVHATKALGVKVVNPAGISAFKFNQRRLDVDEAHTHWQVTPRQVVGALSRAVAELGLAHPLHIHASNLGVAGNIDSTLATMAALEGLPGHLTHVQFHSYGTEGPKKFSSAALQLAEAVNAHPNVSIDVGQILFGQTVTASADTMRQHANAHLASPRKWIGADIECDAGCGVVPFRYREESYVNALQWSIGLELFLLVRDPWRIVLTTDHPNGAPFTSYPHLIRLLMDKGFRDEQLAKLHPDVAAQSALREIRRELSLYEIAIMTRAAPARLLGLRDRGQLGIGAAADVAVYREQGDPEAMFSRPAWVLKDGVPVVRDGRVVATPTGATHFAQPSFDPGIERVIESHTDRPLGLHKRHAVIGRDELCRCCNGGRLLPSECFARSV
- a CDS encoding formylmethanofuran dehydrogenase, whose protein sequence is MEPIPSAPAAWTCPFCSLLCEDFSVDDVAAPRLRGSDCPRATASLAVHARPATAPQAWVDGAAASREQALDAAASRLALWQQPLFGGLGTDVEGARALCRLALRTGAICDHADGAALMHGLRATQDRGQYTTTLAEIRERADMIVCVGTQAIAHYPEFFRRCGLEQPDSPCRRLVFLAAALPAGLPQTARAQVVAGSGDLFGDVQQLAALVARQRPRDADVSLVDLAAQLRAARYAVLVWEAGVLPAQGALIVEALNRLVATLNLSTRAASFGLGGSDGAYSVNQTFTWLTGLPLRTRAGPAGLEHEPLRFDADRLLADASVDGLLWVSSFDPARLPPRVDLPRIVLGPPAMAERLRAQDALGDCVFVPVATPGLNAGGHLFRTDGGIVVPLHPVRDDGLPDAAGVLSRLDERLGARA